The Natronoarchaeum mannanilyticum genome includes the window AGCGCGAGCCCGCAGAACTCCGTGCCCGTGCAGGCGACGGCGCCGCGCTGGAACGGGTTCGGCTCGGGCTTGTGGGTTTCCAGCAGCGTCTCCTCCAAGAGCGCGTCCAGATCCTCGTCGGGAACGTCCATGATGATCGGGTTCTGGCGGCGGGTGAGCCGCACCTCGCCCGAGCCGTACTCCTCGGCGAGGTCGGTGAGCTCGATCGCCTCCTCGGCAGTGATCCGGCCGACCGGCACGCTCAGGCCGACGTAGTTGCGGCCGTCGGGCTGGTCGTGGACGCCGACGTGATCCGACTTTCCGGCCTGAACCGGGCGACCCGCGTTGTACGTGTACTCGTCGCGGACGTCCTCGCCGGCCTCCCGTAGCTCGAAGTCGACGTAGTGCTCGTCGAGCACCTTGCGGATCTTGGTCGTGCCCCAGTCGTCGACGAAGAACCGGGCCCGGTTCTTGTTGCGATTTTCGCGGTTGCCAAGCGCGTGGTACAGCTCGACGAAGCCCCGAACCAGCTCGTAGGCGTTGTCCGGCGTGACGAACACGTCGAGCTCGCGCGCCTCGCGGGGTTCGCGACCACCCAGGCCGCCGCCGACGCGGACGTTGAATCCGCGGACAGCTTCCCCGTCGATCTCCTTCTCGGCGGGTTCGAGCCCGACGTCGTTGATCGAGTCCTGCGCGCAGCCCTCGCAGCAGCCCGTGACGCTGATGTTGAACTTCCGGGGCATGTTCGCGAGCGCGTCGTCGCCCCGCAGGTCCTCCTGCAGGCGGTCGAGCAGCTCGCGCGTCTCGACGAGTTCGTTCTCGTCCTTGCCGGCGACGGGACAGCCCGAGATGTTGCGCATCGTGTCGCCGCCCGCCGAGCGCGTCGTGACGCCGACCGATTCGAGCTTGTCCCAGATCTCGGGGACGTCCTCGAGCTTGATCCAGTGGAGCTGGACCGACTGGCGGGTCGTGAAGTCGATCCAGGCGTCGCCGAACTCGGGGTTCTCGACGGGCCCTTTCGCGTACTCGTCGGCGACCTCGGCGATCGCCCGGAGTTGGCCGGGTTCGAGCATCCCGTCGCAGTTGGTGAGCCGCATCATGAAGTAGCTCTCCTGGCCGGAGCGCTGGTGGAACACGCCCCAGAACTTGAACCGGGAGAACCACTTGTCGGCCTCTTCGTCGGGAATCGACTCCCAGCCCTTCTCCGCGAACTCGAGGAGCTTTTCGCGCACTTCGTCGCCGTACATTCCGTCCTTCCACTTCTCTTTTTTGTGAGGCATGATTTGAGGTTCCGTCTGTGTCGGCGTTTGCGGATGGATTAACCAAACGTCCGCGTTTTCACGATATTGGGTACTGGATGTTCACTTATAGAAGTGTCTCTTTAACAAACTGTGTTATTCGGCTGTTCGTCGAGAGAACGTCGAATGTTCTAGGACCTAAATGCTCTTCGAGCGGTTCAACGGCGGATTGCTCCGGGCGGGAACGGTGAAAGACTGGACGAACGTCGAACGCGGTCGGTCGGGAGATCGACGGTCGATAGCGGCGCAGCCGGACGCCGTGCGCGCCGCTGCGCGGCGTCAGTACTGCGGTCCCGAAGCTATCAGAACGTCGGCGTCGGGCGAAAGAAGGGGGCGGCGATATCGACGGTTCGAGAGCGGCGTCGTTACTCGTCGTGGACGGTTACGGACTCCAGCAGAACCTCCTCGTTGGGGTTGTCCTGCGCGTCGGTCGGCACGGAGCCGAGCTCCTCGACGACGTCCATGCCGTCGGTGACCTTGCCGAAGACGGCGTGGCGGCCGTCGAGGTGGGGCTGGGCGGCCAGCGTGATGAAGAACTGCGAGCCGTTCGTGTCCGGGCCGCTGTTGGCCATCGAGAGCACGCCGGGGCCGTCGTGAGAGAGGTCGTCGTGGAACTCGTCTTCGAACTCGTAGCCGGGGCCGCCGCGGCCGGTGCCGGTCGGGTCGCCGCCCTGGATCATGAAGTCCTCGATGATCCGGTGGAACTCGACGTCGTTGTACAGCGCGTCGCCCCGCACCTCGCCGCTCTGGGGGTCCTCCCACGTCGTCGTCTCGGGCGCGGGCTCGTCGTCCGCGGCCGGGTCGTGTTTCGCGAGGTTGACGAAGTTCTCGACGGTCGTGGGGACCTTCTCGTCGTACAGCTCGACCTCGATGTCGCCGTGCGTCGTGTGCAGCGTTGCGTCGCTCATACCCGTCCGGACGGCCGTCGCACTGAAAAAGGCTTGCAGTGTCGCCGCGAGCGAGAGACGCGACACCTCGCCGCGGGACCGAGGACGCTAACCATCTCGGTACTCGAAGTTGCATCCCTTCGAAAGCCAGAATCGTCTACCAACTATCGTGTGTAATCTCGGGTTACTCGCCCGTGTGAGTAGTTAACTGCAGCAAGATGCCGACAGCGCTCGCGCGACACCGACAGCGGGCGCGCGTCACGGCCCTTCGGCGGCGTCTCGGCGCGTCGCTACCTCGTGACTCCGTCCGCGGCGAGGGCGAACGATACCTCCGCGAGCGTACGCGGTTTCAGGGCGTCGCCCCGAAAGCCGGAGTTATTCGTTCCGTTCGCGACCGTTCGGTCGGCATCCCCCGTATAACAAACCGGCTCCCGCTCGTACGTCCGACCGAGTACGCCGGACGAGCACCGTCCGGCACCGCACCACCATGTCACCACACTCTCACCGACTCGCGCGTTCCGCACCGACGCCGCAACCGCCCGCGATCGAGGGAGGTGTCTGATCGTGGCGACCGTCGACAACCGCAGCGTCCTCCGGAACCTGGAGGGCGACGAGTGCCCCTGGACGGAAGACTGCTCGGGGGAGCTCGAACGCGGGGAGTACAAGGACACCGACGCGCTCGTCTGTCCGAACTGCGACACCCCGATCGTCCGGGTCTGGTAGCGGCGTCGAACCTACTCTTCTTCCGCACTGACGCGACCCGCGAGACCGGAGAGCGGCGTCACCACGTCCGCGGAGGGATCCGGTCGACCGTCGGCCGCCGCGCCCGACGCCGAAATTCGGTCGGGATGGAGCAGCGCCGCTAGATGTTCGAGCGTGTCGACCAGCCGCGGCCCCGGGCGGTTCACGAACTCGTGGCCGTCCATCGCATACGCGCGGTCG containing:
- a CDS encoding ferredoxin--nitrite reductase, which encodes MPHKKEKWKDGMYGDEVREKLLEFAEKGWESIPDEEADKWFSRFKFWGVFHQRSGQESYFMMRLTNCDGMLEPGQLRAIAEVADEYAKGPVENPEFGDAWIDFTTRQSVQLHWIKLEDVPEIWDKLESVGVTTRSAGGDTMRNISGCPVAGKDENELVETRELLDRLQEDLRGDDALANMPRKFNISVTGCCEGCAQDSINDVGLEPAEKEIDGEAVRGFNVRVGGGLGGREPREARELDVFVTPDNAYELVRGFVELYHALGNRENRNKNRARFFVDDWGTTKIRKVLDEHYVDFELREAGEDVRDEYTYNAGRPVQAGKSDHVGVHDQPDGRNYVGLSVPVGRITAEEAIELTDLAEEYGSGEVRLTRRQNPIIMDVPDEDLDALLEETLLETHKPEPNPFQRGAVACTGTEFCGLALTETKARMARMLRWLRENVDLQDDVERIKIHYSGCTADCGQAMTADIGLQGMRARKDGEMVEAMDVGVGGGIGEEPTFIDWIRQRVPADEVPGLIKNLTQAFAAHRQEGQTFRQWVEATGEEALVELAEPEEADGYEDPCLNDAKQSWYPFADGESPAPTDPSGEPLPSDD
- a CDS encoding HVO_A0556 family zinc finger protein — protein: MATVDNRSVLRNLEGDECPWTEDCSGELERGEYKDTDALVCPNCDTPIVRVW
- a CDS encoding peptidylprolyl isomerase, whose product is MSDATLHTTHGDIEVELYDEKVPTTVENFVNLAKHDPAADDEPAPETTTWEDPQSGEVRGDALYNDVEFHRIIEDFMIQGGDPTGTGRGGPGYEFEDEFHDDLSHDGPGVLSMANSGPDTNGSQFFITLAAQPHLDGRHAVFGKVTDGMDVVEELGSVPTDAQDNPNEEVLLESVTVHDE